The genome window AATCCTTCCTTGTTCAGCTTCAATTAATCCAAGAAAGACTCGTTTTTAATTATAATCGACGTCGAATAACATGGTTTGGCAGAAATGACAAAAGACTGCATAAAGTTTGTTTGAGCATTTCTTTATTAATAAACTCTGAGATGTGAAGCTTGTCTGTCTCGACTTGAGGCGCCACGGCTGAAAGTTCGAACCCAATCTATCCATGCGCCTCGGACGACACCATCGTCAACGGATTTGAGATTAATCGAATCAAACCTAATGAGCTCCCGACGGCCTCGAGAGCAGAAACGCTTAGAACCGAACCGTCGGGAAGCTGCACCAACATCGGGTTTTGGTTCCGTCTGAGACAAAAATGGCCGTCGGACTCTGCCAAGTCCGAGCAATCATGTACAATTATGTATCTTTAGTTGCACAATTCATGGACAAACCCTTTGCAAAGTTTCGGTTCAGGAGTTTTTCCTAATGATCTGCCCAATTATCCAGACATGCACCAAAATATAATTGGTTCTTTCAGAATCTAGGCCAGATCCGTCCGTCTGTTTCGTGGAAGCCCGTCTAGTAGTTATCCTGAACCAAAGAAACAACCGGCAGGCAAATGAGCACAGGTGAAAACATTTTGGGAGTAATAAAGGCAGACAAAGTTCCAGGAACAAACGGTTTAAACGCTGAAAGAGGCAAAACaaacagatatttaaatgtgaaacagCAGCCGAACAGAACAGATGGAGTCTGATCTCCTGATCCGCATGTTCTAACAGACGCAGAGCCCAAGTACCTGGTGGCCGTCCAGCCGATCCCAGTCGACGACGTGAAGAAACACTGCACAGGTACAGCAGCCGCGCCCCGATTGGCCCCCGTCCCGCAAACGCCAAGCGACCGGATGCGCcaccccgtctctcgcccgtGTGCACAGGGAAGGTGAACCTGGAGAAGCCGCTCCATCTGGCGATCGGCTCCGTCAGCCCGACGGCGGTGCTGTTGTCCTGGGGGACCCACCTGAAGACGCCCTACCACGGGAACATCATGAGCGAGTGTCTGGAGGACGGGtgagagccgggggggggggggggcggggaggaaGCGGTCATGTTGAAACTTGCAATAATCTTTCTTTGTTGATGGCATCCGGCAATTATTTTAGCTCCCGGAGCTAAGAGTGTCGACCGCCTCGCTGTGATTGGGTCGTTTTCGGCATGGGGCTGGGGCTTTGCATGTGGGGGGAATTTTGTAGCGGTTAGTTCGAACCAGACCGAGGCCTTTGGGTTATAGTTTGGGTCAGgactcttgccccccccccaggcgtcCTCTGCCACCTGGCGCCTCTTAATAAAAGTCAGGCCTTTCTTTGGATTGTTTTGGTTTCCGGCTCGTATTTGACATCTGAGATCGGGCAGCGCCGCCGTAAGTAACGGCACCTACGCTACGAGGAGACGGTGAGGTCACGGCGGCGGAGAGAGAAGAAAGCTCTCGACCCGGGCTGGCTGGAAGTtgtcatttgtttgttgttctttgGCGCCGCGTGCCAGAAGAGCGACGACTTGGACCGCGAAGGTGATGGCGATGGAAACTTTGAGTTCTATTTTAACTTTTAGACTCAACAGAACAGATTGAATCTTTATTTTGGAGTCATTtcgttgttttgttttagtaAAGATGAATTTTGTGAGCATTTATTATTCTAATAATTTTCAAATGATATACACGGTAATATTTCTAAGGGAACGAGAATAGAACCCTGAGGAACCTCAAATGTGTACAGTGTCATTCtaatgtttctctgtgtctAATGGATGTAAACTCATGCCTCCACCCGGCATCAGGTTCTACACCATCCGCTACAgggagaggaacaggaagtggaactaTCAGACCTGTCCCGCTAGCGACACCGTCATCGACAACCTGAAGCCCGACACGCCCTACGAGTTCGGCATCCGCTCCAACAAAGACGAGCGCAGCGGCACGTGGAGTAAAGCGGTCATCCACAACACCAACACGGGCAGTACGGAACGTTTGATTCTCTCACCTCTTGGCGCCCGAAATGGAACATTGTAAACGAGAACCGCGTCTGGTTCAACGACGTGCTCCGAGTTTCATccgtttgtttctgtttttcgcAGATAAGAATGCGCAGAAGCCCCTAAAGCTGCGCAACCCTCTCGCAAAGCCGATGGTATGTAGCCGCCTATAAATCTGGTTCTGTCTGCGTCGATTAAAAACCGTTTATTGTCTATTAAAAGCTTGTATTTATTAAGAAACGTCTAAATTCTAAAATGATAACACCTCTTAATATCGTTTGAATCATGCATGTAATGCGGCACAGCTCTCCTAGCAAACAGATGGGTTGACGTGTTTGGCCTCACgagggggtcagaggtcaggctgTTTTCTCACACTCTAAAGTTGTGCTACGGAAGCCTGTGGCTGCCAATGTTAAAGAAGAACAATTcgtttaaatgttttgtgtattttagctTAAGCACGTTTCTTTTCGATTCAGAAACCTCTCGGTCGACACGCTCTCTTCCCTCCTCGACCCGGTAAGACTTGTCCGATTCCCTTCCTGCATTACCCAACTTGTCCAGACGGTGTTTGTCGCTGCTCACTTCTTCCCAGCGCTCTGTTTAGGTATGTACAGTCGGTACATGCCGGATCACAGGATCAGCCGGGCATTTCGCTCCCATCTGGCTTTATGAGAGTCCCGACTGGCCACCAGCTGGCGCTACCTGTCGGGAGATTGATGTTTCACTGCCTTCGCCGCTGGTTTAAATCCCTCGTTTTCACCtgttttttggttttattcCTTTGCAGCTCTGCACAACAGGACTCgactttctcctctcctcaaaAAACCGGCTTTCCCCGGAGCGCCTCGCACTTCTTTCGGTgattatttccttttccttcctccacacacacacacacacacacactcatcactcacctctcacttttttttatttttttattcccctcAGAGCTGCAGGGACCACAAATGCTTCCCGGTCGGGCTTGACTGATTGGAAAATTGCCTTAAATAAGCCCCCAAAATGAGTACGATTAGTATAAAATGCAGTTTGAAAGCTCTTCTTAACAAACTGATAGTGGAGGATGCTTCCCGTTACCTGCTGGGATATGAAGTCCAATAGAGAAGAATTGTTGGCAGAGCACAAGTTCTGGAATTTGCGGAATTGATTCAATCCGACATGCAGCAGCGATGTGAGGCCTCTATTGGTCAGAGTCATGTTCACGCCTATGAGGTCATCATTATTTTAAGGTTTTCGTTGTTTTGCTTGTTTCAAACTGTCTGGAATCCCATCAGTCAAGCCTGACGTCCAACAGCTGCTTCCATAAACGTTCGCGTTTGTCTCCTTTCAACCGCACGTGTTGTCTCCCACAGCGGCGCCCGACGGCCAGCAGGAAACGATCCCTCTGCCCGGCGCCGTTGAGCCTCGCTGGCCTCGCGTGTTGCTCAGTAACAACAAAGAAggtcttttacttttttttctttttttttttttatcatccaGCTTTATTTGTCTTTACCTGCTTCGGCTGGGCACGAGTTATGCACCtggggaagggggcggggcggtCTGGGACGTGCAgctgttgtgattggctgcatgtTAGCATGCCTTGAGTCCAGTCAGTCGCTACGAGGAGATGCCGCCGGAGGTCCAGGAGCAGAGTAAGTTTGTCTCTAGAGGTCACGTGACTGCAACGACGCTTTGTTTGTGCATCGGAAGCCGTTGGGTTTCTTGTTTCCGTCTTTTCTACCTTTCCTCAAAAGTCTATTTTATTCGacagatctggatccagtctGAAAATGCCGGTGCGTTCTGGTCCTTTagcacttcctcctctctctgtccgcCGTGATCCGTCTTTGTGCATGCAGGGACTGCATGTCACCcagtgtcacccccccccccccccccgaaactcCCATTTCAtctttctgtgtcttttctAAAACGTCGTCTTCCGGACCTTTCTGTGTTCCTACGAGGTGCGAGATTGTGGGATCGATGTGTAAATCTGTTGGATTCGTCTTCTAATTGGTTGGCTAGTAAAACGCAAAACAACACGAAGGGTTGAAACCCAGCCTTTCATCGTTTTCATTGATTCGTCATTGATTTAGTCAAATCCGAGATGATCCTTGTCCCATGATCTCGGTgcctctctcctttctcaccCCAGACTACGGAAGCACTCTTAGAAACCACACCGTCCAACCAGCGACCCGTTCTCCTGCCGCCCCCCAACTCCTGCCCACCGAGGCCCCTTCTGCGTCCCGCCTACTTAAATTACCCTTCAGCGGCGACTCCCATCGCAGGCAGACGCCGAAGGAGCCCACTAAAGCGCCCGCAAAGTCGTATAATCCCGCTGGTAATTTCTCTCCACCAACTTTGctgtctcttttcctttttttatttcaatgtttgTGAACTATTTACCTCATTTTAGAAATCGGGAGCTCTGGTAAATGTGACAGAAATTGCCGTATTAAATTagagtgtcatctgcaaacagtGAAACCAAGCTCCTTTGCTGAGTGTTGAAAACGCCGGTTTAATCACCATTTTGAAACTTTGATTGTTCTTCTTTCAACAGACTGTGGACCGTCTCTTTGACcaataacaaatgtatttaGCTTTAAAGCGTCTCTTTCCCCACGCAGTTTTTGGCAAATCACCGGATGGATCGTCGCTGCTGAAATCGGCTCTGGCCAATGAGAGAGCCAAATCAAACTGGGGTAACAACGGCCTCACGAAATGCTTCTCTATCCTGCGGTTAGAGGCCGTCTTGCTCTTTCTGGCCGTCGACTGTGAATCTTTGACCCTTTTGGGCTTCCCGTCGCCGACAGATGAAACGTTTGGTTCACAGGAACGGCTGCTGGTTCCGGGAGCTGCAACCGCGCCCGCCGAGGTCTGCACGCAGCACTCAATCAATTTTATATGACTGTCATTTCCCAAGATTGCGAGCGCTGAGAGACCTAGGCGGGCGTGGCTGCAGCTCCCGGAACCagcattatttctttttttttcaggtttgAGACTTCTCTCCCTTCGTAACACTCGTTTTTCTCCCAACAGCCGGCCGACAGCCTCACCGGGGCATTTCCCCGCCTAGACCAGCCTTATGGTCCCGACCTCGACTGGGTAAAAGAGCTCGcttgtcacttcctgttgctttTGCAGCGACTTCCCCTCCACCGTTGGTGtctccattcatttatttattttttattaatgctcaccttcatccatccacccttccTCTTGTAACTCAAGCCTCCTGCAGGTTTCCAGCAAAGCTTCTAGCACTGTTTTCTTCAAATAATCAAGTGGATGTTTGATTATTTGTCCAGTAACAGCAGCAGAGTCCATGTGGTGGTgatggactgggggggggggggggggtcctttacTTACACGTCTTCATCATTCCACAGTCTAATAACCATGTAAAAATGCTGCTTGTTACGCAAAAATATGCCCTCAACATATTTTTGTGCTTCCTCTTTGCTGAAGTCCGTATTGAGGAATGATAGAATTTACCCAGGAGAGTATAAAAAATGTTACGTGAGGCTGAACTCATTTCAAAAATATCTGCACCGCAGGCAGCCTGgcatggccgccgccgccatatTTACATGGCACTGATTGAGAGGAATGTTTTGTGTTTAAAGTTCAGATGTTTCGGGACTCGATCGCCTTTCGTGTTTTGGCGGTGCGTTTACTCCATTGAGTTTTGGAACCTGATCAGTTCCTTGATTGTAAAGAATGTTGGCCCTTCCTgaactgaaggggggggggggttgtggactTCTATGAATCTAGCGGTGGATTTTGGTGGAAGCAGACATTTCTGTGTTGTGAAGGCGCTTTCATTTAACGGTGGTTAAAGGAGCGTTCCGCGAGTTTCCACGAGAGGTCATAGTTCATATTGGGAAGTTGCAGCCTGGGAACCGCGGCTggtggaggatgatgatgaaaacaaattgtATTTTATCGTAGGTTCTCTCCCTCGCCCGTCCGTTCCGCTCAACAAGAAGCCGAATATGGTGGGGAAGCCCGGAGGAACGGGTGAGATGGAGATCTGGACGCTTCCCCCTCAAAGCACAATTCGTTTTtcttgatgtttgttttttttttttttctacatttctctTCAGATAAACTGAACAACTTTAAGCAGACGGAGAAGTTGCCCATCCTCAAACCCAAAGTCCCGCCGGCAACGGCCAAACCGGCCAAACCGGAGCGGAAGCCGAGCACAACGCCCGCGCCGACAACGGCCGGTACCACCAGCTCCACTTTCATacgtgatatatatatatatatatatatgtatgtgttttaCCTCATTCTGAGGCTCGGGGTTCATCTCACGCAGCCACCTTTTTCTTGCTACTTGGCAAACCGAGAATCAGGAATATCATTTTAGGCTAATCTCCCCCCCTAATTGTTGACGGGAACAGGGAGGAGCCATGACAGAACAGGAAACACAACGAAGAACAGAGCGTCTGGTTGGCTCCGGTGGAACGTTCTTGCTCtgaattgaacttttttttttttttaaactgttggaACTCACGAGAACGTTTTCTCTTCATGCTTTTTACTTCAGCCAGCCAACAGGAAACCTGGGAAGACTCTGAGCTCTTTAAACCGCAGCCGGCCTCAGAAATCGACGTGTTGGGCAAGAAACGCTACGTGGGTAGGTGGACTTGAAATGGAGCTTAAACCCCGTCGGTTTCTACGGCTCACCgactcccctcccccccccccgttcgcCCGCAGCGCCGCACGTCGTCTACAAAACCGGCAAGAAACCCGAGGAGCCTTGCTCCATCACCTCCTCGCTCAACTACTTCCCCGAAGACGAACCGAGCGAGGCAAACGTCACGGCTCCTCCCAAGACTCCTCCTTCCAACCTCACCGTGGTGACGGTGGAGGGCTGCCCGTCCTTCGTCATCCTCGACTGGGAGAAGCCCGACAACGACACCACAGGTGCGGATGCGAGGCCTCGCGATGCGGTTTCTGGGTTGGGAGTGCGTTTCTCACGGTTCTGTCCGTAGAGTACGAAGTCATTTCCACCGCTAAGGGCTCCGACGGCGAGCGGGTTTCCGTTCTGACCACCAACCAGACCCACACGGCCGTGGAGAACCTCAAACCCGAGAGCAGGTACGCTTTGCTTTGATAATTCCACCGGTCTGggctctgtctctgtttcaaCTTGTCTTTCCCGTCCAAAGCTACGAGTTCACGGTGAAACCGAAGAACGAGCTGGGGTCGGGTCCCCTCAGCGAGCCGGTGTCCTTCAACACGGAGTCCGGTACGGCGCCACGCCGCCCTCACGGCGGGAAACGGGGAAAGTCGAGGCGCCCGAATTGAcggcgttttgtttttgtgtttcatgtCTCCGCCAGCGGATCCGCGGGTGAGCGAGAACGTTTCAGGTAACGCCGCGCCGTCCTCCGTGTGATCGCCCCCGCCGTCGGCGCGTCGGCCCTGAAGCCTCCTTTGTCTCTGCAGGGAAAGACGCCATCTGGACTCAGTTCCCCTTCAGGACGGACTCGTACTCGGACTGCCGCGGCAAACAGTACGTGAAGCGGACCTGGTACCGCAAGTTCGTCGGCGTCCAGATCTGCAACTCGCTCAGGTACAAGATCTACCTGAGCGACGCCCTCAACGGTAAATTCTACAACATCGGAGACCAGTCCGGCTTCGGGGAGGACCACTGTCAGTTTGTCGATTCGTTcctggacggacggacgggccGGCAGCTCGGCGCCGACCAGCTCCCGCCCAGACCCGGTAAGCGAT of Brachionichthys hirsutus isolate HB-005 chromosome 24, CSIRO-AGI_Bhir_v1, whole genome shotgun sequence contains these proteins:
- the LOC137912024 gene encoding target of Nesh-SH3-like, which codes for MASIAVLQVLVLLLVGTIHLNGIPAQRTRARRQNMKVRINATGDTIVMKFVHPNPDVKLEGYILGYGSSVFSKQFIQLPENGQPYEAEMDAEPKYLVAVQPIPVDDVKKHCTGKVNLEKPLHLAIGSVSPTAVLLSWGTHLKTPYHGNIMSECLEDGFYTIRYRERNRKWNYQTCPASDTVIDNLKPDTPYEFGIRSNKDERSGTWSKAVIHNTNTGNKNAQKPLKLRNPLAKPMKPLGRHALFPPRPALHNRTRLSPLLKKPAFPGAPRTSFAAPDGQQETIPLPGAVEPRWPRVLLSNNKEDYGSTLRNHTVQPATRSPAAPQLLPTEAPSASRLLKLPFSGDSHRRQTPKEPTKAPAKSYNPAVFGKSPDGSSLLKSALANERAKSNWAGRQPHRGISPPRPALWSRPRLGSLPRPSVPLNKKPNMVGKPGGTDKLNNFKQTEKLPILKPKVPPATAKPAKPERKPSTTPAPTTAASQQETWEDSELFKPQPASEIDVLGKKRYVAPHVVYKTGKKPEEPCSITSSLNYFPEDEPSEANVTAPPKTPPSNLTVVTVEGCPSFVILDWEKPDNDTTEYEVISTAKGSDGERVSVLTTNQTHTAVENLKPESSYEFTVKPKNELGSGPLSEPVSFNTESADPRVSENVSGKDAIWTQFPFRTDSYSDCRGKQYVKRTWYRKFVGVQICNSLRYKIYLSDALNGKFYNIGDQSGFGEDHCQFVDSFLDGRTGRQLGADQLPPRPGFYRAVRQEPVHYGQIGGHSHVSYVSWYECGTPIPGKW